In the genome of Phlebotomus papatasi isolate M1 chromosome 2, Ppap_2.1, whole genome shotgun sequence, one region contains:
- the LOC129801163 gene encoding integrator complex subunit 10, with protein sequence MDVFTGEQYLISRAKSGLLKDPYEAKAWIITAKTLYPNDFGIQFEAYKLEKSENNYEEAAKCFSYIVITFQNQSVDLWNELSVEISNLTAALRRVPEGGISGEQDFYFKMFQHISSEVQHKILLLTANHSESNLDHCRMILLLLKRFPQAISTHIPRLLETLVQGVPTNPQYRTMLINETLPLILTRPVELSSDLVHRILNICLEHYIQQLLKEDDEKDKTECWRKIFEIVETLGGVLKWEQFLPYNRTWSKEVYWQKLIKIVSSAPPKPSENKQILFWGSILFIFSLQEYIDNISHKIHDTEVNYILVEGFREGPVTKRRLSDGMPGPVEAVKIAVNPPCNVETPNCLITAAHCWQLLHSNEILQMDFGQLLMNLPITEWVNRFLLDLAVYLGRNDDIHANLQTQKDTLDKQVRLLSLSVSQGNINVTAFNQIVNILTELPTNSGTEYLKNLCSISPGRHLVLLPLTRKAVTQYCTKVLVTVLKQKVLLDSNCSSAILGNLLVLLQLDWPLETQFAETIFDIIRSRRAFTYPLFSSYIINVDMIEEFTYMWNPQGEEIRLELTVPQAPKPHRIGTRGQDKGVKEDFKHIIRQQIARSGEEIDVLVAQFIVQERMQLIQSIFDK encoded by the coding sequence ATGGATGTGTTTACGGGAGAACAATATTTGATATCCAGAGCAAAGAGTGGACTCCTCAAGGACCCATATGAGGCAAAGGCATGGATAATAACAGCAAAAACCCTCTACCCTAATGACTTTGGTATCCAATTTGAGGCCTACAAGTTGGAAAAATCAGAGAATAATTACGAGGAGGCAGCAAAATGCTTCAGCTACATTGTCATTACCTTCCAGAATCAATCAGTAGATCTGTGGAATGAGCTCTCGGTGGAGATTTCCAATCTCACAGCTGCTCTAAGGCGTGTTCCGGAAGGGGGAATATCTGGTGAACAGgatttttacttcaaaatgttTCAGCACATCTCATCGGAAGTCCAGCACAAAATCCTCCTGCTCACAGCTAATCACTCTGAAAGCAATTTAGATCACTGCAGAATGATTCTATTGCTCCTCAAGAGATTCCCACAGGCCATTTCTACGCACATTCCACGACTCCTTGAGACTCTGGTACAGGGTGTTCCCACAAATCCTCAGTATCGTACGATGTTGATTAATGAGACACTCCCCCTGATCCTGACACGTCCGGTAGAGCTGTCTAGTGATCTGGTTCATAGAATTCTGAACATTTGCCTCGAGCACTACATTCAGCAGCTTCTGAAGGAAGACGACGAGAAGGACAAGACCGAATGCTGGAGGAAGATCTTCGAGATTGTAGAGACCCTCGGGGGTGTCCTGAAATGGGAACAATTCCTGCCGTACAATCGTACATGGAGCAAGGAGGTTTACTGGCAGAAATTGATAAAGATTGTGTCATCAGCTCCACCAAAACCCTctgaaaataaacaaatccTCTTTTGGGGCTCAATTCTGTTCATATTCTCCCTGCAGGAGTACATTGACAACATAAGCCACAAGATCCATGACACAGAAGTCAATTATATTCTGGTTGAGGGCTTCAGGGAGGGACCAGTGACCAAGAGGAGATTATCAGATGGAATGCCAGGACCGGTGGAAGCTGTAAAAATTGCCGTGAATCCTCCATGCAATGTCGAAACGCCCAATTGTCTCATAACCGCTGCTCACTGTTGGCAACTTTTGCACTCCAATGAAATTCTACAGATGGATTTTGGGCAGTTACTGATGAATCTTCCCATAACGGAATGGGTAAATCGCTTCCTGCTGGACTTGGCAGTCTATCTAGGACGAAATGACGACATCCACGCAAATCTACAAACCCAGAAAGATACTCTGGACAAGCAAGTGAGGCTCTTGAGCCTCTCAGTCAGCCAAGGAAATATCAATGTCACAGCTTTCAATCAAATTGTCAATATTCTTACTGAACTGCCCACAAATTCTGGGACAGAATATCTCAAAAATCTCTGTAGCATCTCTCCAGGACGTCACCTTGTCCTGTTACCACTCACGCGTAAAGCAGTCACGCAGTATTGCACAAAAGTCCTAGTCACTGTGCTAAAGCAGAAAGTTCTCCTGGACAGTAACTGCAGCAGTGCCATTTTGGGGAATCTCCTTGTTCTGCTGCAACTTGATTGGCCCCTAGAAACCCAATTTGCCgagacaatctttgacataattCGCTCAAGAAGAGCCTTTACGTACCCACTGTTCTCCAGTTACATCATCAATGTGGACATGATTGAGGAATTTACGTACATGTGGAATCCTCAGGGAGAGGAAATCCGACTGGAATTGACGGTGCCTCAAGCACCAAAACCCCACAGAATTGGCACAAGGGGACAGGATAAGGGCGTCAAGGAGGATTTTAAGCATATTATAAGGCAACAAATAGCACGCAGTGGCGAGGAAATTGATGTTCTGGTGGCCCAATTTATTGTTCAGGAACGAATGCAACTTATTCAGAGTATCTTCGACAAATAG